A single region of the Pristis pectinata isolate sPriPec2 chromosome 25, sPriPec2.1.pri, whole genome shotgun sequence genome encodes:
- the LOC127583032 gene encoding neurexophilin-1-like, whose amino-acid sequence MRPQHWFVVLLLHRSLHLVAFTLGNTSNDAEDVKSSGSKSTQKHVLIKSNRVSALSQWVMHALPSTGNSTLLRFPFSSPVSYSKQDIWDWLGNISDQHEDPNSRVKRRPIVKTGKFKKMFGWGDFYSNIKTVKLNLLITGKIVDHGNGTFSVYFRHNSTGQGNISVSLVPPTKAVEFDLAQQTAIDAKDSKIFNCRIEYEKIDRAKKTALCNYDPSKTCYQEQTQSHVSWICSKPFKVICIYISFYSTDYRLVQKVCPDYNYHSDTPYFPSG is encoded by the coding sequence GTTGCATTTACACTTGGGAATACATCAAATGATGCTGAAGATGTGAAGTCCAGTGGCTCTAAAAGCACACAAAAGCATGTCTTAATCAAGAGCAACAGAGTGTCTGCCCTCAGTCAGTGGGTCATGCACGCACTACCAAGCACAGGGAACTCGACACTTCTGCGATTTCCATTCTCCTCACCAGTCTCCTACTCCAAGCAGGATATTTGGGACTGGTTGGGAAATATTTCTGATCAACATGAAGACCCCAACTCCAGAGTCAAGAGAAGACCAATTGTTAAAACTGGGAAATTTAAGAAAATGTTTGGATGGGGTGATTTTTATTCAAACATCAAAACCGTGAAGTTAAACCTCCTCATCACTGGGAAAATCGTAGACCATGGAAATGGCACTTTTAGTGTGTATTTCCGCCATAATTCTACTGGCCAGGGAAATATATCAGTTAGCCTTGTGCCACCCACAAAAGCGGTCGAATTTGACCTGGCTCAACAAACAGCGATTGATGCCAAAGATTCTAAGATATTTAACTGCCGCATTGAATATGAAAAGATTGACAGAGCAAAGAAGACTGCGCTGTGTAATTATGACCCGTCCAAGACTTGCTACCAGGAACAGACCCAAAGCCATGTGTCCTGGATTTGTTCCAAGCCCTTTAAAGTCATATGTATCTACATTTCATTTTACAGCACGGATTACAGGCTGGTGCAGAAAGTGTGTCCTGATTATAATTACCATAGTGACACTCCCTACTTTCCCTCTGGTTGA